In Drosophila santomea strain STO CAGO 1482 chromosome 2L, Prin_Dsan_1.1, whole genome shotgun sequence, a single window of DNA contains:
- the LOC120444588 gene encoding inactive rhomboid protein 1, producing MSSNGSDLGHNNRRNEKGNPDNVHASMRASMGSTRRKSINFQNQLQLALESNECDVMYCSLSSGRFRAPNGENFPPHGGKLKLSPLEKYDDANRGVPPPSPAPNSDCFATCVANQLPSQSCSVGSIKPDTSVMQKHGMVGNGMVASGMSGNGMAANGANYHQRGVSPNSRYRLERYRDSQSTPQTKLMDNMGGIPSAVPSVSSTRLLLPSNVPLPLSQCENYNAYLGSTVHTPVKRYVPTPPPAMELYSDLSISSSPAGNLPTPAAGASASATSSGSALQSQYANMPYNYRSKCCHSEASHGSLSRTSQTYASCSPACTSPSPAPSTSMSMVFSATSSCSPIMTATSSTRSGNHRGDDSDSVIVVPPGGGAMAQIEAENPSGTCLHCNTVRRTTGVHQTTQTTGPISPVPISLPVPMAMPVMSGLNEQMPSQSLESSMVSVQAKRLDGGGNMAVPPGSNQHQLYRSQMASNPRLQHVHHQTQQHQSLQVLPQAQNHHLSCKKRIGMYMRRTTSQFFGVEPSTEAADCALWQGRHRRLAIRCFGMFDTELEYHMQQAIGGANEDAGQTNGANSNYAPDRPDILPVQDALGMDMTMSGDNRRQKCYTNRDFLAGEFVERKASVGYMFVAMVSYLVHMFNKRRPIQMHRVRCPWQWSRSFAPIHVQSHSNQQTDADGCLTDGLEAIIDDEVFFDSPCEITTSAVNDEGSEIGRQAAKPRPCADPSGVGVSVYMAERQQNGWRTSALNSGGNATSDINLTGDQSAHQAGAAHIPLCSSVSSQMQPAMRSSHSTTSTCNRGNRITAQLLDGVLENSRRPPLRCIKYFSVNDLDDRTDHRPFFTYWINTVQVVVLILSIICYGIAPIGIGSEQKTGQVLVTSLSLQTVQHVEQRNLWIGPRNIDLVHMGAKFAACMRRDIKITEVVTKTRRHERETACCIRNDDSGCVQSSQAECSIRGLYPTKSISTWKKWSPSESGPGGRISGSVCGLDPKFCDAPASIAPYEWPDDITKWPICRKTNSFTQRYRYKDHTSEHMVCEVIGHPCCTGLYGECRITTREYCDFIKGYFHEEASLCSQISCLNNVCGMFPFISVETPDQLYRLLTSLCMHAGILHLAITLIFQHLFLADLERLIGTVRTAIVYIMSGFAGNLTSAILVPHRPEVGPSASLSGVVASLIALLVWMHWKYLHKPHIALFKLLLLCSVLVGIGTLPYQLNFLGLLAGVICGCLLTMSLVPFTTFSKYGRKKKINLIWTCVLFHVVVYTAMIVTFYIHPSEFHSISFVDMFSNNNGYDNFTNADHHGVDVVSSNTRYSQTQNSQYYYHHHSDDIIRKSVTFTEKALVSHILYPAAPRKTSAQQWQEVEYSRSFNHLSNYSDRIKKSIGNISKLKQVFTSPIRFSNKNNHSNLMTELTSVHSENKQKYLGYINNTEFNVL from the exons ATGAGTTCGAATGGAAGTGACCTGGGGCACAATAACAGACGGAATGAAAAGGGCAATCCCGATAATGTCCACGCCTCGATGCGTGCCAGCATGGGTTCCACCCGCCGGAAGTCCATCAACTTTCAGAACCAGCTGCAACTGGCGTTGGAGTCCAACGAGTGCGATGTGATGTACTGCAGCCTGTCGTCGGGCCGCTTTCGCGCTCCTAACGGCGAGAACTTCCCGCCACATGGCGGCAAGCTGAAGTTATCGCCGCTGGAGAAGTACGACGATGCCAATAGGGGCGTGCCACCGCCCTCTCCGGCTCCGAATAGCGATTGCTTTGCCACCTGTGTGGCCAATCAGCTGCCGTCTCAGTCGTGCAGCGTGGGGTCCATCAAGCCGGATACTTCAGTGATGCAGAAGCACGGAATGGTTGGGAACGGAATGGTGGCGAGCGGAATGAGTGGAAACGGAATGGCGGCAAACGGTGCAAATTACCATCAGCGTGGCGTTTCGCCGAATTCAAGGTATCGTTTGGAGCGGTACCGCGACTCGCAGTCAACTCCACAGACAAAACTGATGGATAACATGGGCGGTATACCCTCGGCAGTGCCCTCGGTCTCCTCCACGCGTCTCCTACTGCCTTCCAACGTACCCTTGCCACTCTCGCAGTGCGAGAACTACAATGCCTACCTGGGATCCACGGTGCACACGCCGGTGAAGAGGTACGTTCCCACCCCGCCCCCAGCCATGGAGCTCTACTCGGACCTGAGCATCTCCTCCTCGCCGGCGGGCAATCTGCCCACTCCAGCAGCCGGTGCATCCGCCTCTGCAACCTCATCCGGATCCGCGCTGCAATCGCAGTACGCCAACATGCCGTACAACTATCGCTCCAAGTGCTGCCACAGTGAAGCCTCGCACGGAAGCCTCAGTCGCACATCGCAGACGTACGCCAGCTGCTCGCCGGCTTGCACTTCGCCATCGCCGGCTCCTTCCACCAGCATGTCGATGGTGTTTTCGGCGACCAGCTCCTGCTCGCCCATCATGACGGCCACCAGCTCGACGAGATCAGGTAACCACAGGGGCGATGACAGTGATTCAGTAATTGTGGTGCCACCCGGCGGCGGTGCCATGGCCCAGATCGAGGCAGAGAATCCGTCGGGTACTTGCCTGCACTGCAATACGGTGCGCCGCACCACGGGAGTTCATCAGACCACACAGACGACGGGACCCATCAGTCCAGTACCCATATCCCTGCCGGTGCCGATGGCCATGCCAGTGATGTCCGGTCTGAATGAGCAGATGCCCAGTCAGAGCCTGGAGTCCAGCATGGTATCCGTGCAGGCGAAGCGTCTCGATGGCGGTGGCAACATGGCAGTGCCTCCCGGATCCAATCAGCACCAGCTGTACCGCAGCCAGATGGCCAGCAATCCACGGCTGCAGCACGTCCACCACCAGACGCAGCAGCACCAGTCGCTTCAGGTGCTGCCCCAAGCGCAGAACCACCACTTGTCCTGCAAGAAGCGCATCGGCATGTACATGAGGCGCACCACCTCGCAGTTCTTCGGCGTGGAGCCCAGCACGGAGGCGGCGGACTGTGCCCTGTGGCAGGGACGTCATCGACGCCTGGCGATTCGCTGCTTTGGCATGTTTGATACGGAACTGGAGTACCACATGCAGCAGGCCATTGGCGGGGCCAACGAGGATGCGGGTCAGACCAATGGCGCCAATAGCAACTATGCCCCCGATCGCCCGGACATCCTTCCCGTTCAGGATGCCCTTGGCATGGACATGACAATGTCGGGAGACAATAGGCGACAGAAGTGCTACACCAATCGGGATTTCCTGGCCGGCGAGTTCGTGGAGCGCAAGGCATCGGTGGGCTATATGTTTGTGGCCATGGTCAGTTACCTGGTGCACATGTTCAATAAGCGGCGGCCCATCCAGATGCACAGGGTGCGCTGTCCGTGGCAGTGGTCCCGCAGCTTTGCACCCATCCACGTGCAATCGCACAGCAATCAGCAGACGGATGCGGACGGCTGCTTGACGGATGGCCTGGAGGCCATCATTGATGATGAGGTGTTCTTCGACAGTCCCTGCGAGATCACCACCTCTGCGGTGAACGACGAGGGCTCCGAGATTGGCAGACAGGCGGCCAAGCCACGACCGTGTGCGGATCCATCGGGCGTCGGCGTTAGTGTCTACATGGCGGAGAGGCAACAGAACGGCTGGAGAACCTCCGCCCTGAATAGTGGCGGTAATGCCACCAGTGATATTAATCTAACCGGGGATCAGTCCGCGCATCAGGCTGGTGCTGCCCATATACCACTCTGCAGCTCCGTTTCCAGCCAAATGCAGCCCGCCATGCGGAGCTCCCACTCGACCACTTCCACCTGCAATCGGGGCAATCGTATAACTGCCCAGCTGCTCGACGGAGTCCTGGAGAACTCCCGTCGTCCGCCTCTGCGGTGCATTAAGTACTTTTCGGTGAACGACCTGGACGACCGCACCGATCATCGGCCCTTCTTCACCTACTGGATCAACACGGTGCAGGTGGTGGTGCTCATCCTGTCAATCATCTGCTACGGCATCGCACCCATTGGCATCGGATCGGAGCAGAAGACGGGCCAGGTGCTGGTGACCAGCCTCAGCCTGCAGACGGTGCAGCATGTGGAGCAGAGGAACCTCTGGATTGGACCGCGGAACATTGACCTAGTTCACATGGGTGCCAAATTCGCTGCCTGCATGAGAAGGGACATCAAGATCACCGAGGTGGTTACCAAGACGCGGCGACACGAAAGGGAAACGGCCTGCTGCATTCGCAACGATGACTCCGGCTGCGTCCAGAGCTCCCAGGCGGAGTGCTCCATCCGAGGGCTCTACCCAACG AAATCCATATCTACGTGGAAGAAATGGTCGCCGAGCGAGTCCGGACCGGGAGGAAGGATCTCCGGGTCCGTTTGCGGACTGGATCCCAAGTTTTGCGATGCCCCAGCATCGATTGCTCCGTACGAGTGGCCCGATGACATTACCAAGTGGCCGATCTGCCGGAAAACCAACTCGTTTACCCAGCGATATCGCTACAAGGATCACACCTCGGAGCACATGGTGTGCGAGGTGATTGGCCATCCGTGCTGCACGGGCTTATATGGAGAGTGCCGGATAACGACGAGGGAGTACTGCGACTTCATCAAGGGTTATTTCCATGAGGAGGCATCCTTGTGCTCTCAG ATATCGTGCCTAAACAATGTGTGCGGAATGTTTCCATTCATCTCCGTGGAGACTCCGGATCAGCTATACCGATTGCTCACATCGCTCTGCATGCACGCGGGCATTTTGCATCTGGCCATCACCCTTATATTCCAGCACCTCTTCCTGGCCGATCTGGAGCGACTGATCGGCACCGTTCGCACGGCCATCGTCTATATAATGTCGGGCTTTGCTGGGAATCTAACGAGCGCCATACTGGTGCCCCATCGACCAGAG GTTGGACCCTCCGCATCGCTGAGTGGCGTGGTGGCCTCGCTGATTGCCCTGCTGGTTTGGATGCACTGGAAGTATCTGCACAAGCCGCACATTGCGCTGTTcaagctgctgctcctgtgcAGCGTGTTGGTCGGAATCGGAACACTGCCTTACCAGCTCAACTTCCTGGGTCTGCTGGCTGGAGTGATTTGTGGCTGCCTTTTAACCATGTCCCTAGTGCCATTTACCACGTTCTCCAAGTACGGACGCAAGAAGAAG ATAAACCTCATTTGGACCTGCGTTCTGTTCCACGTTGTCGTGTACACCGCAATGATTGTCACCTTCTACATTCATCCCAGCGAATTCCACTCCATTAGCTTTGTAGATATGtttagcaacaacaacggatACGACAATTTCACCAATGCCGATCACCATGGCGTCGATGTTGTGAGCAGCAACACCCGATACTCGCAGACACAGAACTCCCAATACTACTATCATCATCACTCGGACGACATTATAAGGAAGAGCGTCACCTTCACTGAGAAAGCTCTTGTTTCG CACATTTTATATCCCGCTGCGCCGCGGAAAACGAGCGCCCAACAATGGCAGGAAGTAGAGTATAGTCGTTCGTTTAATCACCTTTCGAACTATAGTGATCGAATTAAGAAGAGTATTGGAAATATATCAAAGCTTAAGCAAGTGTTCACTTCACCCATTAGATTCTCGAACAAGAACAACCACTCTAATCTTATGACTGAATTAACATCGGTGCACTCCGAGAATAAACAGAAATATTTAGGTTACATCAATAATACTGAATTTAACGTcctttaa
- the LOC120444596 gene encoding dolichyl-diphosphooligosaccharide--protein glycosyltransferase subunit 1, translated as MYVSKFEASMATNFVIYLGLGALLCLATASGEIVNTNVERTLDLTSQLVKTSTKISAEDSAGKPIVEYVFFTSEPSLAYIAVKDSGDKSVPFKRNEPVKGEQSFTFTFPKAAVKQTFVVETVASQGIRPHPEEIRQNDKQFVRYAGNLHLYSKYKTTSQKTNVKLSSSNILSHTQVKPFSVSSNKITLGPYENAEAFSQEPLVIHYENSAPFVTVNTLERTLEISHWGNIAVQESIQMTHTGAKLKGSFSRYDFQKEGRSGLAALKSYKTYLPASASGVYYRDTNGNISTSNMNAVRDFIELELRPRFPLFGGWKTQYTLGYNVPSYEYMFNDGNKYQLKMHLIDHIYDNMAIDDATIKIILPEGSSDIKLSTPYSISRLPNELVHTYLDTIGRPVVSFSKSNLVESHISDFTLYYSFSKTSMLQEPLLVSGFIYIIFLFTIIFLRLDFSITSHAHKE; from the exons ATGTACGTGTCCAAATTCGAGGCGAGCATGGCTAcgaattttgttatttatctGGGCCTTGGCGCACTCCTCTGCCTAGCCACAGCGAGCGGGGAAATAGTGAACACAAATGTGGAGCGAACGCTGGACCTAACATCGCAGCTGGTGAAGACCAGCACAAAGATATCGGCGGAAGACTCAGCCGGCAAGCCGATTGTCGAATACGTGTTTTTCACTTCGGAGCCCAGCTTGGCGTACATTGCCGTTAAGGATAGTGGCGACAAGAGTGTGCCGTTCAAGCGAAATGAACCCGTAAAGGGAGAGCAAAGCTTTACGTTCACTTTCCCCAAGGCGGCCGTCAAGCAGACTTTCGTCGTCGAGACCGTGGCCTCCCAGGGCATCCGCCCACATCCGGAGGAGATTCGGCAGAACGACAAGCAGTTCGTCAGGTATGCGGGCAACCTGCATCTCTACTCCAAGTACAAGACCACCAGCCAGAAGACCAATGTCAAGCTCAGCTCCTCGAACATTTTGTCGCACACCCAGGTCAAGCCCTTCTCCGTGTCCTCAAACAAGATCACCCTGGGACCCTACGAAAACGCTGAGG CCTTCAGCCAGGAGCCACTGGTCATCCACTATGAGAACTCCGCGCCTTTCGTCACCGTCAATACGCTGGAGCGCACTCTGGAGATATCTCATTGGGGCAACATTGCCGTCCAGGAGTCCATTCAGATGACGCACACCGGGGCAAAGCTGAAGGGTTCCTTCTCGCGCTACGATTTCCAGAAGGAAGGACGCTCCGGATTGGCGGCCCTTAAGTCGTACAAGACCTACTTGCCGGCATCCGCATCTGGCGTCTATTACCGCGACACCAATGGCAACATTTCCACCTCCAACATGAACGCTGTGCGCGACTTCATCGAGCTCGAGTTGCGTCCGCGCTTCCCGCTCTTTGGCGGCTGGAAAACGCAGTACACTCTGGGCTACAATGTACCCTCGTACGAGTACATGTTCAACGACGGCAACAAGTACCAGCTGAAGATGCACCTCATCGATCACATCTACGACAATATGGCCATCGATGATGCCACGATCAAGATTATTCTGCCCGAGGGATCCAGCGACATTAAGCTTTCCACGCCCTACTCCATCAGCAGATTGCCCAACGAGCTGGTGCACACGTATCTGGACACCATTGGTCGCCCGGTGGTCTCGTTCTCCAAATCCAACTTGGTCGAAAGCCACATTTCGGACTTCACGCTCTACTACAGCTTCTCGAAGACTTCAATGCTGCAGGAACCTCTGCTGGTCAGCGGCTTTATTTATATCATCTTCTTGTTCACCATCATCTTCTTACGTTTGGACTTTTCGATTACATCCCATGCGCATAAGGAATAA